A genomic region of Leptotrichia sp. oral taxon 215 str. W9775 contains the following coding sequences:
- a CDS encoding DUF6314 family protein → MDWNYKGIGNTKVVTETFSDGYKIYYYDEIFIENYYDENRNFILKDRKMWYMNKNELVFYHFRNNRYERILEFVFIDDKFVLRESYECGSDTYSGDVQFFDYGFCFSIKIKGKRKDELIEYTYYLDNY, encoded by the coding sequence ATGGATTGGAACTATAAAGGAATAGGAAATACAAAAGTAGTTACAGAAACATTTTCTGATGGATATAAAATTTATTATTATGATGAGATTTTTATTGAAAATTATTATGATGAAAATAGAAATTTTATTCTTAAAGATAGAAAAATGTGGTACATGAATAAAAATGAATTAGTTTTTTATCATTTTAGAAATAATAGATATGAGAGAATTTTGGAATTTGTATTTATTGATGATAAGTTTGTATTAAGAGAAAGTTATGAATGTGGTTCTGATACTTATTCTGGGGATGTACAGTTTTTTGACTATGGATTCTGTTTTTCTATTAAAATAAAAGGAAAAAGGAAAGATGAATTAATAGAATATACGTATTATTTGGATAATTATTAG
- a CDS encoding D-glycero-beta-D-manno-heptose 1,7-bisphosphate 7-phosphatase produces MKNDKFVIFDRDGVINIEKSYLYKIEDFEYETGVIEGLKKLKKLGYRFLIITNQAGIAKGYYTEGDYLKLEKFIMDDLKNKGIDIEKTYYCPHHPEGEGRYRKECECRKPSVGNFLKAINEFSIDVEKSFMVGDRITDLIPAEKLGFKTVMVKTGYGLENISKLADYGLKSLVVENINEFADLLMKK; encoded by the coding sequence ATGAAAAATGATAAATTTGTGATATTTGATAGGGATGGAGTAATTAATATTGAAAAATCTTATCTTTACAAGATTGAGGATTTTGAATATGAAACGGGTGTAATTGAAGGTTTAAAAAAGTTGAAAAAGTTAGGGTATAGGTTTCTGATTATAACAAATCAGGCGGGCATTGCAAAGGGATATTATACGGAAGGAGATTACCTGAAGCTGGAAAAGTTTATTATGGATGATTTAAAAAATAAAGGAATAGATATAGAAAAGACATATTACTGTCCACATCATCCTGAAGGGGAAGGGAGATACCGTAAAGAATGTGAGTGTAGAAAACCAAGTGTAGGGAACTTTTTAAAGGCAATAAATGAATTTTCTATTGATGTAGAGAAATCCTTTATGGTGGGGGATAGAATAACAGATTTAATTCCTGCTGAAAAATTAGGATTTAAGACAGTAATGGTAAAAACTGGATATGGTCTGGAAAATATTTCTAAATTAGCAGATTATGGACTGAAGTCCTTAGTTGTGGAAAATATTAATGAATTTGCAGATTTATTAATGAAAAAATAA
- the murF gene encoding UDP-N-acetylmuramoyl-tripeptide--D-alanyl-D-alanine ligase, translated as MDRKDIFCEIVKCECDKKFINIKRIIMNSKEVEKDDLFVAIRGGNKFTGEALEKGAYVVYDDKDIQIEEKFKEKAFYVNDSVEFLQEFAEKWRKNLNLKVIGITGSNGKTTVKDMIYHLLSVKYKGKKTEGNYNNHIGLPFTLLRAEKGDDFIILEMGMSGFGEIDLLGKISSPDISVITNIGESHLEFLKTKKNVFKAKTEIIPHTKETLVINGDDEYLKDIDENSLKENGLKTVKILNMGNDKNHMENIKKSVKSNNDFYYGDIDFNEVETKFTLEYFDENCKKWTHKFYNTNVLGEHNILNLTIAVSVAKEMALGDEEIEKAVKDIVLTNMRFQIITKGKTTYINDAYNASPMSMKKSLETFSKIYNDREKIAVIGDMLELGEQEGELHASIFDVIVNTNLNRLYLYGPRMRFLYDRIRENSNNENIKKIETEYFESKEQIKEKLEGIKEEKVVLIKASRGMKLEEVME; from the coding sequence ATGGATAGGAAAGATATATTTTGTGAAATTGTAAAGTGTGAATGTGATAAAAAATTTATAAATATAAAAAGAATTATAATGAATTCTAAAGAAGTTGAAAAAGATGATTTATTTGTAGCAATAAGAGGGGGAAATAAGTTTACGGGGGAAGCTCTTGAAAAAGGGGCATATGTAGTTTACGATGATAAAGATATTCAAATTGAAGAAAAGTTTAAAGAAAAAGCTTTTTATGTAAATGACAGTGTAGAATTTTTACAGGAATTTGCAGAAAAGTGGCGTAAAAATCTCAATTTAAAGGTAATTGGGATAACAGGAAGTAATGGAAAAACAACAGTGAAGGATATGATATATCATCTTTTATCTGTAAAATATAAAGGTAAAAAAACAGAAGGGAATTATAATAACCATATTGGATTACCCTTCACTTTGTTGCGTGCGGAAAAAGGTGATGATTTTATTATACTTGAAATGGGTATGAGCGGTTTTGGAGAAATAGACCTTCTTGGAAAAATTTCTTCACCTGATATAAGTGTAATAACAAATATTGGAGAATCTCATTTGGAGTTTCTGAAAACAAAGAAAAATGTATTTAAGGCAAAAACAGAAATAATTCCTCATACAAAGGAAACATTAGTTATAAATGGCGATGATGAATATCTTAAGGATATTGATGAAAATAGTCTGAAGGAAAATGGATTAAAAACAGTAAAAATTTTAAATATGGGAAATGATAAAAATCATATGGAAAATATTAAAAAGTCAGTTAAATCAAATAATGATTTTTATTATGGAGATATTGATTTCAATGAAGTTGAGACAAAGTTTACGTTGGAATATTTTGATGAAAACTGTAAAAAATGGACTCATAAGTTTTATAATACGAATGTATTAGGAGAACATAATATTTTAAATTTAACTATAGCTGTTTCTGTAGCAAAAGAGATGGCTTTAGGAGATGAAGAAATAGAAAAAGCTGTAAAAGATATAGTTTTAACAAATATGAGATTTCAAATTATTACAAAAGGGAAAACAACATATATAAATGATGCATATAATGCAAGTCCTATGTCTATGAAGAAATCTTTAGAGACATTTTCAAAAATATACAATGACAGGGAAAAAATAGCAGTAATCGGTGATATGCTTGAACTTGGTGAGCAGGAAGGGGAATTACATGCTTCAATTTTTGATGTAATAGTAAATACTAATTTAAATAGACTTTATCTATATGGTCCAAGAATGAGATTTCTATATGACAGAATAAGGGAAAATTCTAATAATGAAAATATTAAAAAAATTGAAACAGAATATTTTGAAAGTAAAGAACAGATAAAGGAAAAACTGGAAGGGATAAAAGAGGAAAAGGTAGTATTGATTAAGGCTTCAAGAGGAATGAAACTGGAAGAGGTTATGGAATAG
- the mraY gene encoding phospho-N-acetylmuramoyl-pentapeptide-transferase produces MLYLLQSLFINNWGVLRIFKSITIRASIAFIIAFVFMLIFGKPFIKWLKKKKYGDTAREEGPQSHFSKSGTPTMGGLLIIGAIIFSTLIAGNFTNKFIIFLFIITILFTTIGFYDDYLKLTKHKNGLSGKKKILGQFIITGLTFAFICKYGVINKTLDFSIVNPLIKGSFLYITPVLFFVFMLFVIIGSSNAVNLTDGLDGLVSGPIIVVSVTLLIITYLTGHYEYAKYLNLYYVRESAEITVYLASVIGALIGFLWYNFYPAQMFMGDTGSLTLGGILGIIVIFLKQELLLPIAGFIFIMEALSVMIQVWHYKTFKKRVFRMAPIHHHFEMLGIPETKVTIRFWIVTIMTCLLTFVILKLR; encoded by the coding sequence ATGTTATATTTATTACAATCATTATTTATAAATAATTGGGGAGTTTTAAGAATATTTAAGTCAATAACAATAAGAGCTTCAATAGCTTTTATAATAGCATTTGTATTTATGCTTATTTTTGGAAAGCCTTTTATTAAATGGCTGAAGAAGAAAAAATATGGAGATACTGCAAGGGAAGAAGGACCCCAGTCACATTTCAGTAAATCTGGAACGCCAACGATGGGAGGTCTTTTAATAATAGGTGCAATAATTTTTTCTACACTGATAGCAGGTAATTTTACAAATAAATTTATTATTTTTCTGTTTATTATAACAATTTTATTTACTACAATAGGATTTTATGACGATTATTTGAAACTTACGAAACATAAGAATGGACTTTCAGGAAAGAAAAAAATATTAGGCCAGTTTATAATTACAGGACTTACTTTTGCATTTATCTGTAAGTATGGGGTAATAAATAAGACATTGGATTTTTCAATAGTAAACCCTCTTATAAAAGGATCATTCCTATATATAACACCAGTATTATTCTTTGTATTTATGCTTTTTGTTATAATAGGATCTTCAAATGCAGTAAATCTTACAGACGGTCTTGATGGACTTGTAAGTGGACCGATTATAGTAGTAAGTGTTACATTACTTATAATAACTTACTTGACAGGGCATTATGAATATGCAAAATACTTAAATTTGTATTATGTAAGGGAAAGTGCTGAAATTACCGTGTATCTTGCTTCAGTTATTGGAGCGTTAATTGGGTTTTTATGGTATAATTTCTATCCTGCACAAATGTTCATGGGAGATACAGGATCTCTTACATTAGGTGGAATATTGGGAATAATAGTTATATTCCTGAAACAGGAACTGTTACTGCCGATAGCAGGATTTATATTTATCATGGAAGCACTTTCAGTAATGATACAGGTTTGGCACTATAAAACATTTAAAAAGAGAGTATTCAGAATGGCGCCTATACATCACCATTTTGAAATGCTGGGAATACCTGAAACAAAAGTTACTATCAGATTCTGGATTGTAACTATTATGACGTGTCTTCTGACATTTGTAATATTGAAATTAAGATAG
- the murD gene encoding UDP-N-acetylmuramoyl-L-alanine--D-glutamate ligase: MEKAVVFGAGLSGLGAKELLEKKGYEVYLVDDKNGMPSSEAMELLDKEKIEFIVKSPGIPWKVELLVKAKDKNIKIISEIDLAYKYMDKNIKVISFTGTNGKTTTATKMYELLEYAGKKARLAGNAGFSFAKLVADEEELEYIVLELSSYQLENNPQIHSHIAGIINLTPDHLARYDSVEEYYITKFNIFSRQTEQDFALINLDDEVFKKLYDEKELWKNIKSEKIYLSKEKKGNVFVMDGIVYTMKNLEKKADEVKNEDIHEYAEALIPVRELSLKGSHNLENMLFLIGAAKILGIPDEKTVEFLKTTKALEHRLENFFIKGKTVFINDSKGTNVESTLKAIDSFDNSIILILGGDDKKISNRELVERIKERVDSVYLIGDNAPLLIKDMEEVGYKNYRNMETLENILDYFKKNMDFSKEQTVLFSPATSSFCQFKNFEHRGNVFKELTVKVLG, translated from the coding sequence ATGGAAAAGGCGGTAGTATTTGGTGCAGGACTGAGTGGACTTGGAGCCAAAGAATTATTAGAAAAAAAAGGTTATGAAGTATATCTGGTAGATGATAAAAATGGAATGCCTTCAAGTGAGGCAATGGAACTTTTAGATAAGGAAAAGATAGAATTTATCGTAAAAAGTCCTGGAATTCCATGGAAAGTGGAATTACTTGTAAAGGCTAAAGATAAAAATATAAAGATAATTTCAGAAATAGATCTGGCGTATAAGTATATGGATAAAAACATAAAGGTCATTTCTTTTACAGGAACAAATGGTAAAACAACGACAGCCACTAAAATGTATGAACTGTTGGAATATGCAGGAAAAAAGGCTAGACTTGCAGGAAATGCAGGATTCTCTTTTGCAAAGCTTGTAGCTGATGAAGAAGAACTTGAATATATTGTTCTGGAATTAAGCAGCTATCAGCTTGAAAACAACCCGCAGATACATTCACACATAGCTGGAATAATAAACCTTACTCCGGATCATCTTGCAAGATATGATTCTGTTGAAGAATATTACATTACAAAATTCAATATTTTTTCCAGACAGACAGAACAGGATTTTGCACTTATTAATCTGGATGATGAAGTTTTTAAGAAGTTATATGATGAAAAAGAATTATGGAAAAATATAAAATCGGAAAAAATTTATTTAAGCAAAGAAAAAAAGGGTAATGTATTTGTTATGGATGGAATAGTCTATACAATGAAAAATCTTGAAAAAAAAGCGGATGAAGTGAAAAATGAAGATATTCATGAATATGCAGAAGCCCTTATACCTGTTAGGGAACTTTCATTAAAAGGAAGCCATAATCTTGAAAATATGCTGTTTTTAATAGGAGCGGCAAAGATACTGGGAATACCTGATGAAAAAACGGTTGAATTTTTAAAAACAACAAAGGCTCTGGAACATCGTCTTGAAAACTTTTTCATCAAAGGGAAAACAGTTTTTATAAATGATTCAAAAGGAACTAATGTTGAGTCAACATTAAAGGCGATAGATTCTTTTGATAACTCCATTATATTAATTTTAGGAGGAGATGATAAGAAAATATCCAACAGGGAACTGGTTGAAAGAATAAAGGAAAGAGTTGACAGTGTCTATCTGATAGGAGATAATGCACCTCTTCTTATAAAGGATATGGAAGAAGTGGGGTATAAAAATTATAGAAATATGGAAACTTTAGAAAATATACTTGACTATTTTAAGAAAAATATGGATTTTTCTAAAGAGCAGACAGTATTATTTTCGCCGGCAACATCAAGTTTCTGTCAGTTTAAAAATTTTGAGCATCGGGGAAACGTCTTTAAGGAACTGACAGTAAAGGTTTTGGGATAA